The genomic DNA ttctcaaactatgacatctatcaaactattaatcactgttcatgtgttttcctttcaccatttggagaatttttcggttttgacaaagagctactcttttttaaggcaaaagctctgtcagaagagggatttgaaccctcgcctctaATCGGAGatcagaatacccctgtaactaggaaggattctcaccttgagtctggcgccttagaccactcggccatcctgacattattattcccgtttcatgtgttttctgttctcaaactatgacatctatcaaactattaatcactgttcatgtgttttcctgtttccatttggagaatttttcggttttaaCAAAgtgctactcttttttaaggcaaaagctatgtcagaagagggatttgaacactcgcctccaatcggagaccagaatacccctgtaactaggaaggattctcaccttgagtctggctcCTTAGACCACTCAGCCAtattgacaactacaaaaccttaaaattcatattttttcacgattatgtaacataacatctgatatgtctgatggaaacatatagataataagatacaaagaaaaagaaacaaaaaatgttaaaagctaatgaaagatatggtaaaaaacatttttcaatggaatttgagtaacttattgaattctaaactaggcatatgatgatatgtattgaactattattcccgtttcatgtgttttctgttctcaaactatgacatctatcaaactattaatcactgttcatgtgttttcctttcaccatttggagaatttttcggttttgacaaagagctactcttttttaaggcaaaagctgtgtcagaagagggatttgaaacctcgcctccaatcggagaccagaatacccctgtaactaggaaggattctcaccttgagtctggcgccttagaccactcggccatcctgacattattattcccgtttcatgtgttttctgttctcaaactatgacatctatcaaactattaatcactgttcatgtgttttcctgtttccatttggagaatttttcggttttgacaaagagctactcttttttaaggcaaaaggtgtgtcagaagagggatttgaaccctcgcctccaatcggagaccagaatacccctgtaactaggaaggattctcaccttgagtctggctccttagaccactcggccatattaacaactacaaaaccttaaaattcatattttttcatgattaaCATGTATACTGAtaaacatatagataataagatacaaagaaaaataaacaaaaaatgttaaaagctaatgaaagatattgtaaaaaacatttttcaatggaatttgagtaacttattgaattctaaactaggcatatgatgatatgtattgaactattattccagtttcatgtgttttctgttctcaaactatgacatctatcaaactattaatcactcacTGTACATGTATTTTCCTGTTCACCATTTGGataatttttcggttttgacaaagagctactcttttttaaggcaaaagctgtgtcagaagagggatttgaaccctcgcctccaatcggagacaagaatacccctgtaactaggaaggattctcaccttgagtctggcgccttagaccactcggccatcctgacaactacaaaatcttaaaattcatattttttcatgattctgtgacataatgtctgatatgtctgatggaaacatatagataataagatacaaagaaaaataaacaaaaaaatttaaaagctaatgaaagatatagtaaaaaacatttttcaatggaatttgagtaacttattgaattctaaactaggcatatgatgatatgtattgaactattattccagtttcatgtgttttctgttctcaaactatgacatctatcaaactagtAATCACTCACTGTACATGtattttcctttcaccatttggataatttttcggttttgacaaagagctactcttttttaaggcaaaagctgtgtcagaagagggatttgaaccctcgcctccaatcggagaccagaatacccctgtaactaggaaggattctcaccttgagtctggcgccttagaccactcggccatcctgacattNNNNNNNNNNNNNNNNNNNNNNNNNNNNNNNNNNNNNNNNNNNNNNNNNNNNNNNNNNNNNNNNNNNNNNNNNNNNNNNNNNNNNNNNNNNNNNNNNNNNactgtgtcatcagcaaacttgatgatggtgttggagtcgtgactGGACATGCAGTCATCactgaacatggagtacaggaggggactgagcacgtacccctgaggggcccccttgttgaggatcagcgtggcggatgtgtttgttacctacccttactacccgggggcgacccgtcaggaagtccagaatccagttgcagagggaggtgtttagtcccaggatccttagcttagtaatgaggtttgagggcactatggtgttgaacactgagctgtagtcaatgaatagcattctcacataggtgttccatttgtccaggtgggaagggcagtgtggagtgcaatagagagtgcatcatctgtggatctgttggggaagTATGCAAatcggagtgggtctaggatttctgggacaatggtgttgatgtgagccatgaccagccttaatggctacagacatgagtgctacgggtccgtagtcatttaggcaggttaacttaaagttcctgggcacagggactatggtggtctgcttgaaacatgttggtattacagactcagtcagggacaggttgaaaatgtcagtgaagacacttgccaattggtcagcgcatgctcggaataCACGTCCTGggaatccgtctggccctgcggccttgtgaatgttgacatgtttaaaggtattactcacatcggctacggagtgcgtgatcacacagtcgtccggaacagctgacgctctcttgcatgtttcagtgttgctctCCTCGAAGcgtgcatagaagtaatttagctgtgcttccctttttagtctgtaatagtttgcaagccctgccacatccgacgagtgtcggatCCGGTGTTGTATGATTCGATCTCAGTCCTGTATTGAggatttgcctgtttgatggttcgtcggagggcatagagggatttcttataagatccgggttagagtcccctccttgaaagcagcagctctactttttagctcagtgcggatgttgcctgtaattcatggcttctggttggggtatgtacgtacagtttctgtggggacgacgtcattgactgaggtggtgtactcctcaatgccattggaagaatcccagaacatattcccaGTTTGTGCAAGCCgtacagtcctgtagcttaatatctgcttcatctgaccactttcttattgacagagtcactggtgcttcctactttagtttttgcttgtaagcaggaatcaggaggatataattatggtcagatttgccaaatggaaggagagggagagctttttccatgtctttgtgtgtggagtaaaggtggtctagagtttttttcccctctggttgcacatttaacatgatgGTAGAAATGAGATAAAACGGATTAgattttccctgcattaaagtccccggccactaggagtgccacctctggatgagcgttttcctgtttgcttatggccgtatacagctaattgagtgcagtcttagtgccagcatcggtttgtggtggtatacAGACAGCTAtggaaaatacagatgaaaactctcttggaaaatagtgtggtctacagcttatcatgagatactctacctcaggtgaacaaaaccttgagacttccttagattttgtgcaccagctgtcgtttacaaatatacatagactgttctatcctgccgaacaAGCTTAAAACCCACCAGTTGTATGGGATTCATGTCATTCAgtcacgactcggtgaaacataagatattacagtttttaatgtcccgttggtcgGATATACGTGATTATAGTTTGACTATTTTTATTATCgattgattgtacgttggctaataggaccgatggtaacGGTAGATTACCCTCTCAGCGaaggatccttacaaggcaccggACCTTCGTCCCCGAtacctccgtctctttctcctgcgaatgacggggacgAGGCCCTTGTCGggcgtctgaagtaaatccttcccaTCCGTCCGACTCGTTGAAGAAAATGTATTCCTCCAGTACAGGGTGgataatcgctgtcctgatatctagaagctcttttcggtcataagacacgGTGGCAGAAATGTTATGTAcataataagttacaaataacgtgaaaaacatacacaatagcacaatGGGTTACAGGATCATAAAACGGCAGCAATCTCCTTCGGCGCCATTCTAATACATGAATCATTTAGTTTAATAAACCCATTAATCAGGTTAAGTAAGTAAGCCTTTTCAATAAAGTCTCTTATTGAGACCCAGCACTACCTCCCTTTCTTTCCCATCTCACAGGTTGTACAGTATGTCTAATTTGTCTATAAATCATTTTATGATTATTTCATTCAACTATATTTGCTAGTTCCACTCTTAGTCAGATTCAGTGTTGTGATTGTACTCTACTTCCTCAAATGTAAAAAGGTTAATTTGTTTACatactgctacagtactgtagccctacctctctctcaatgttgcccagtgagagtgtgcaaagctgtcatcaaggcaaagggtagctactttgaagaatctcaaatataaaatctattttgatttgtttaatactttttttggttactacatgatgccatatgtgttatttcatagttttgatgtctttactattattataaaatgtagaaaatagtaaaaataaagaaaaaaatccTGTAATCAGTAgttgtgtacaaacttttgactggtactgtataccatGACCACGTCAGAAGGGCAGTAGAATTGCTGTGTCCCCAGAGTCTGAGGGCTCCCTCATAACTCATACTTACTGTACGGTCACTCAGACAGTATCTTCATCAAAGCTCTCTCTTCACAACCTTCAGACCATTGTTTGTATATCCAGTTATTAAAGCTGTAGCTATACAGGTTTAGAAGTAGTAGGTTATTCATTGGTTTGAATTGAATGACTTCAAAGGCATGTGTTTAATTTCAGGCCATGTCTGGAGGCTGAAGGAACTTCTGTCAGATCCTACTACCAGTCAGGAGATACTGTTTATGTAGGCTACTGTTTTTGGAAGAAGGGGAATACAGAGAGAAATTAGAGAGCAATGAGAGTAATCTCATTTGTAAATGCAGATTTAATGTTTtcacgtttgccatgtttgtgAAATATTCTGTATAAACATAACAACACGTCTGCAAACCCTCAAAACAAATCAGTTTGATCTTATTTGCTCTCATGAATCTTTAGCGGGCTTTAAATTGTTAAGTATGCAGCATTTTTCTTGATGAAGTACTTTAGATTAATAAACACTTCTCTCCAGAGACACCAGCACTGCGAGTTGCTTAGCCAACAAAAACATACCCTTGCAGCATCTTATCCTATAATATGTTTTAAAGTATTTacagacacagcacacacagGGGAAATGCTGTCATGTCACAAGCTGCAGAACATTTTCCCTTCCCATTACATatggaccccaagaagagtagctgctgccaagtcagctaatggggatccttcataaatacaaatacaaatctgTACGTCACATCTAGAAATCAAGAGAGAAAAGAGTTCTGGGAACTTCAATTTGTAATTCCAGAAAACAAGCAGCACAGGGGAGGAATAGAATAACATGAGCATTTGTTGATGAAGCATTTTTGAGGACCAGCACTACAGTCGTTTGAGGGAACACTGAGTTTTCTACAGGGGTGATGGAACACTCTTCGGAAGTCAAGAGGTTTTCTCACAGTTtctaaatagccatcactaaatGTGTCATATCAGAAAACATATTGAAACAGGACGACATACAACATTCCTTTAGACAAGCACtttaatgtacagtatgttttataatgtatattagtTCAGATACAGTAGAAATGTATTTAATAGAACATTGATGAACTCATGTTGTGTGCTATAGAGCATTTTGACGCcttatttattacatttctatctgcattGTTCTAAAACACCACTGgaaatacagtacaagtcaaaagtttggacacacctactcattcaagggtttttctttatttttttttaccattttctacattctagaatagTAGTCAATACATcgacactatgaaataacacatatggaacatgtagtaaccaaaaaagtgttaaacaaaatgttagattcttcaaagtagccatactttgccttgatgacagctttgaacactcttggccttctctcaaccagattcacctggaatgcttttccaacagtcttgaaggagttccctcatatgctgagcacttactggctgcttttccttcactctgcggtccaactcatcccaaaccatctcaattgggttgaggccggGTGATTGAGGAGGCGAGGTCATCTGAtgctgcactccatcactcttcttcttggtcaaatagcctttacacaacctggaggtgtgttgggtcattgtcctgtcaaaaaacaaatgatagtcccactaagtgcaaaccagatgggatggagtatcgcaagtcagttaagaacaaattcttatttacaatgacggcctaccccggcaaaacccggacaatgctgggccaattgtgcaccgccctttgggactcccaatcacagcctgaTGTGATGCAGCAGAGgtattaacttatcctctgcagcagaggtaaatctgggtcttcctttcctgtggtggtccccatgagagccagattcatcatattgcttgatggtttttgcgactgcacttgaagaaaccttgaaagtttttgaaatgttttagattgactgaccttcatgtcttaaaagtgatgatggactgccatttctctttgcttatttgagccgttcatgacataatatggacttggtcatttaccaaatagggctatcttctgtataccacccctaccttgtcacaacacaactgattgtttcaaatgcattaagaaggaaaacaattccacaaatgaacttttaacaaggcacacctgtttattgaaatgcattccaggtgactatctcatgaagttggttaagagaatgccaagagtgtctactttgaagaatcaaaaattattttagtttgtttaacactttgaatttccaggcaagtccgttaagaagaTATTCACATTTACGGCCTACCCGGGGCCAATCGTGATACAGGCTGGACTCAAACCAAGGTCTGTAATATTCTTCTAGCACagcggtgcagtgccttagaccaccgcaccactcgggagctcttcatgattactacatgatttcacgtgttatttcatcattttgatgtcttcactaaattagtaaaaataaatacaaatacttgaatgagtaggtgtgtccaaacttttgactggtactgtatatcagcaCCACACTTCAAACATGGAACATTATTGATGGTTACTCCTTCCTAGGAAATCCTCTCTACTCAATTTGCTGTTAGTGTTCTCAAACAGACCATGACAGAGTTTGAGCCACGTATGGCCAGCTATTTGGGACTACATTACCGTTCCAAATTAGACACAACCCCAAACCTGAGACTTTTAGTGCACTTCAACCATCGCAGTCAGAGCTTCCAATAACCAGTGACCTGAATAAGAGACTTCCTGACTATCAGACACGCTGATTGGCTTCATTTCACTCGCTGCTTGCACACCTGGTGGAAGGACAGCCTGAGACCCAAATGTCACATTTATTTTGAAAATTGTGTTTGAcaagtaaagtttttttttttaatgttccaTAGTAGGCCTATACTTTATTGAGCCAAAATGCTTTTAAAAAATTACCAAAGAGATAGAAAAGACTTCTAAACAGAAATGACGGATGTTCCCAAAAGGAGTCTTTTGTTGGCCTTAGGTTAGGAGAAATGGAATCATTGTGAGATAAGATAAGCTTTGATAGAATATTAGTCATCCTCACTAAAGTATAATGAACCATCAACTAACCATGATGACCTGGCCATAATTTCCCTCTAAAGTAATGCTGATCAAAGCAGAAATTGTACATTGCCAGGAGATCAGTGAGGTCTCTATTCTCACTGTATTGATTATGCATAACCCTATCACATGAAGACAGGGTCATCTGGCCATTTCAACATGATTAGATGTAACACTGTTTTTGGGAAAGGGCTAAATGTGAGAGCACATATTGCACGTAGGAAGGGTGAAATCTAAAGATCATTATATACTCTGATAGAGATGAGGGATGCTTGGGACAAGGTTTACATTCATGGATCGTCTATTTCGCATATATGAGAAAGTgcaaatttgtatttttttgtaagatACATTGATAAACTAGTAGAATATTTAGTACACACTTTCAGATCCTCTTAGTTCTCAATAAAAGCAAGTGTGCTTTCTACTTTTCTATTTAACTTAAATTGAACAGATCCGAGACATGGCCATTTACAAATGGAAAATTCTACTCTCGTAGAATATAACTATTTTTAGCAAATAAAGATCATTCTAACTAGAGACATTCCAACTCTCagggagtcaatgtggagcctcAAAACAACAGCCTCAAGACAACAATGGCTCGTTTGTGACAAAGTATTTGTGCCTTATATTCATCTTCGTCTGCATAGCAGGCAGTTTCCCAAGCCCATGCCATGAATGGGCAATAGCATAATGTGGAATGAACACATTGTGAGCCACTTCTTTTTCCTCATTGATTACTTATCTCCCTCAAACAAAAAATAACAGGGATAGCCTAGCCTGAAATACTGAGTGGTATTTGAGTATTGAGTGGTAATTGAGTAATAATTGAGCCTGTGGTATTTGAGTAGCCTGTTGCAGTTAGTTGACGTCTATTAAAGTTTACTAAGATACTTTAGTCTTCTTACTTTACTGTTATGCCACTGTTGATACTGTCGATTTCCAGACGACACATAAAGACCTGTCAACTTCTAAACAAGGGCCAAGCAATTCACTTACGATCTGGATCTGTGACGGTGTGTTTTTCTTTGTGGCAATGGCCGACAGGATAAGGCTAAGAAATTCAACTGTATTCACGCCTGTGTAAAGAACAAACTTTGTTCTCCCTAGATCAGTCATCAGCTCCCCTAGGATTGTataacacacaccccccccccccccccccccacacacacacacacacacacacacacaaaggtctaCATGTGCTCTCACAAACACCTCAttctgagagaagagaggaaagggagtggGAGGATGTGAAGCCATGATTTCCCCCGCTTTCCTCCTTTTCTGCTTACATGAGGTCATAGTGGCCATCAGGCTTAACAATCACGAGACTGGAGCTAGACCAAAAACATCAAGTTGCTGTCCACAAGAGGAAATACCACATATTTTCGAAGAAAACTCAGAAATCTCAAGAAAACGAAGCTAAGGATGAAATAGAGGTTACGAGTCTTATGTGTAACAATGCATGTAACTACAAACGAAGCTCTCTGATTTGTTCATATTTGAGTATAAAGCAAGTCAAGAATCATCATTATTTGTTGATCATGATAATTTAATACAGACAAACTTCTATCATGGGGAGTTGACATCTTGTTCACGGTACATTGCTAAACTGTGAATGGCATTTGTACAAAAGACACCAACAAAAAGGTTACATGAAATAAACTGATTTCAGGAGACAAcagattatattatatatttcaaAAACGACCCTCACTTTTCATGTATGTTTCACTGCAGACGATGTAGAGACCCCACAGGTTATGAAAAAGTACCAGGAATATGTATTGATGCTTTGTGGTGGTATACACTGCAAGGAATGCACCATGAACACCATCCAGCTGTGTGTTCAGCGCTATTGTGCGGCTGCCTTGGCTGCCTGACgggcctctctctcttcctcagccctctccctcatctccttctctcttctgaTGAGCtgctgcctctctgcctcccacTCCCGTACCTTCCTCTGGTACTGCTCCATGTCAGGGCCCTCTGCTGAGGCCAGGCCCTGCTGGACCAGGCTGGAGACCAGCACCTGCAGGGGACTAGGGTCCACCTTACCCCCAGACTGGAGCTGCCCACTCAGCTCCTACACAcggtcagaggagaggaggtggttAGAAATGGGGTCTAGGGAAAAGGAGTGATTAAGTGTAACTGTTGTTATAGACTAAGAGTGCTTAATAGCAATTTATTCACCTTCTCAAAATGAGAAATCTGTAATCATAACACAACATACACGTACTGTCCatacacactctttccctgtttgACTGATAGATCTTTGCCCAGTCTCTACCTTGAACCTGCTGGCATAGAGCGgtagtttttctctctctgcctggtcgtcttcatcttcatcctcctcctccttcttcccctcctcctctcctcctaactCGTCCTCAACAGAAGAGGACTTGGAGTCCAAAGCAGAGGAGAGGTCCTGTAGCAGCCCCCCCAGGTAATCAACctaagagaaacacacacacacacacacacacacacacacacacacacacacacacacacacacacacacacacacacacacacacacacacacacacacacacacacacacacacacacatatgtaaggAAAAACACAACTGGGACCGCCGGACCtgcactcagacagacacaataACTTGCGAAGCGAAGCCACACTGGAGCATCCTCTCAGAAGTCCATCAGGACAAAAGACAGACATGAAAACAAACAAACGCAAACAGACAATGACACACAATTAATAGGTCCTGTCCGTCCTGACCTACACAGAGCCATCAGGTCTGACACTGTCCTGCTTTCTAGCAAACCTGGTTTGGTGCCCAAAGGACAGATTCTTACAGATTTCCCCTGGGCTCCAGACTCCCATAAATCACATTACTTTGTTCAGAGTTGAACTATTTAACTCGACAGGGCTAGAAGAGTGCTGCACCAGGGTGCACTGACGTGTGTCAGGGTATAAATAACACAGATATGACTAAGCCCTGCAGAGAAAGACTGCGTCATACATCTTACCTGGACAATAACAGCTTTCTACTGCCACCAGGTTTGTGTCATATGGTAATTGTGTTATTTGATGAGTTAACTGAAATTGCTAACAATAAGCTCTGTTACAGTATAAACTGCATGCTTCTTACTCGTGTTGCACGCTTTACAAAGAGTTACTATTATACATGTGTAATGTGTTACTAACAATGTTGTTAGTGTGAGACAGTAACTGAAGAATTACAGAAAGTACAGCACTGAGACATGTATTGGTAAGTAGGCAACGTACGGCATCCTTTGATAGTTTTCTATCTCCAGGAGTGGCAGCTACTCTCTCCATAATGGCCAGGGCCCGGCCCAGATACCCTGGGGTCCACATCAGAGGCATGCCCCTGAACACAGCATGGATCCCAGCCGCCATCTCCACCTTACctagagacagacaaagagagaggagcagggagaggaaaCTATCAGAGACTTGatcagcacaacatgacaaccaGGGCAAAAACCAtgtggcatggagagagagagaggttgacttCAATGATGTTTGACAAGAAGATGAAGAGAAGGGATTCTTGAGAAATTGAGAGAAAACCTCCTCCTGCCATCACCAAAGGGTTAGGAACATGAGGAAGGACTTGATTTAGGCCCAGGTCTGTGGTATGACTGGATGAACACATACCTAGCAGAGCACAACCCAACAGTTGAGCGCTGAGACCTGTAGAATTGTCCTGCTTCAAACCACATATCAGCAGTGCTGCTCCCAGAGCCCTCTGCTCTGACACCTGTAGTgaaccaacaaacacacacaccacacacatcagaCAGCACAAGCACAACGTTTACAAAAAGCATAATAACTCATTTAGACAGAAAAAACTGTTGCTGCTGAATTCAAAACTCCGGCATATGCATATTTTTTATGGGAATGATGTTGTGCTGGGATCAGACTTAACTTATCTACATAAATAAGATTATGTCCTCCTTAAGTTTCCAACAATCGTTCAGTTCTACACAATCCAAACATTCCAACTGTACTTTGGCACGATAACTTCTCCAAACATGTTGGTGCACATACAGTACCAAGCAATGAATGCTACTTTACTTACACTGAGCTCTGGT from Oncorhynchus clarkii lewisi isolate Uvic-CL-2024 chromosome 30, UVic_Ocla_1.0, whole genome shotgun sequence includes the following:
- the LOC139389624 gene encoding small ribosomal subunit protein mS27-like, whose product is MAASLLQRCLGAVKVIHKCGTYSFIDRRCLLSAAYTDTKLWEEREKDHQNLALMAALMDRIYDRNFPVSSLTISRFVDNISSREEVDQAEYYLYKFRHSPNCWYLRDWTVHSWVRQCLRYGARDKALHTLKNKVQYGMFPDDFTFNLLIDSFIKDEDFKGACSVVEEVMLQESFDLPSTQILSMYALSSYLATKPELSVSEQRALGAALLICGLKQDNSTGLSAQLLGCALLGKVEMAAGIHAVFRGMPLMWTPGYLGRALAIMERVAATPGDRKLSKDAVDYLGGLLQDLSSALDSKSSSVEDELGGEEEGKKEEEDEDEDDQAEREKLPLYASRFKELSGQLQSGGKVDPSPLQVLVSSLVQQGLASAEGPDMEQYQRKVREWEAERQQLIRREKEMRERAEEEREARQAAKAAAQ